In Streptomyces sp. NBC_00306, a single genomic region encodes these proteins:
- a CDS encoding alpha/beta hydrolase translates to MKTAVQFPSNNLMLAGNLYTPDDYTESERRPAVVVSHPYGGVKEQTAGLYAQRLADQGFVSLAFDASYQGESEGEPRFLENPFARAEDIKSAVTFLSVCDEVDPGRIGALGICASGGYVPYAAQTEHRIKAVATVSAADMGGLFREGLGGGQSEDVIRGMLDQAGEDRTNEALGKEPHLEPIVPNTPEEAKDAPTLYREGSDYYRTPRAQHPNSPNRWVFRSVDQIAQYSSYDLIHLISPRPLLMIAGTEADTAYFSREAIGKAGEPKELFWIDGATHIDLYDKEEYVPTAVAKLTDFFTQQLTKA, encoded by the coding sequence ATGAAGACCGCAGTGCAGTTCCCCAGCAACAACCTCATGCTCGCGGGGAACCTCTACACACCCGACGACTACACCGAGTCGGAGCGCCGGCCCGCCGTCGTCGTCTCGCACCCCTACGGCGGCGTCAAGGAACAGACCGCCGGCCTCTACGCCCAACGGCTCGCCGACCAGGGGTTCGTGAGCCTCGCGTTCGACGCGAGCTACCAGGGCGAGAGCGAGGGCGAACCGCGCTTCCTGGAGAACCCGTTCGCCCGCGCCGAGGACATCAAGAGCGCCGTGACGTTCCTGTCCGTCTGCGATGAGGTCGATCCCGGGCGCATCGGTGCGCTGGGCATCTGTGCCTCGGGCGGCTACGTCCCCTACGCGGCCCAGACCGAGCACCGCATCAAGGCCGTGGCCACCGTCAGTGCCGCCGACATGGGCGGGCTGTTCCGTGAGGGTCTCGGCGGCGGTCAGAGCGAGGACGTCATCCGCGGCATGCTCGACCAGGCCGGCGAGGACCGCACCAACGAGGCCCTGGGCAAGGAGCCCCACCTGGAGCCCATCGTCCCCAACACGCCGGAGGAGGCGAAGGACGCGCCCACGCTGTACCGCGAGGGCAGCGACTACTACCGCACGCCCCGGGCCCAGCACCCCAACTCACCCAATCGCTGGGTCTTCCGCAGTGTCGACCAGATCGCCCAGTACTCCTCGTACGACCTGATCCACCTCATCTCCCCGCGTCCGCTGCTGATGATCGCAGGCACCGAAGCGGACACGGCCTACTTCAGCCGGGAGGCGATCGGGAAGGCCGGGGAGCCGAAGGAACTCTTCTGGATCGACGGCGCCACGCACATCGACCTCTACGACAAGGAGGAGTACGTGCCCACCGCCGTCGCGAAACTGACGGACTTCTTCACGCAGCAACTCACCAAGGCCTGA
- a CDS encoding DedA family protein, which produces MLESMGSLTGSPWIYAVVALSVLLDVFLPVLPSGVLVITAATAAAAGTTATATSVANAAGQVPREVPSLLVLVLCAATASVLGDLVAYRLAWRGGDRFDRAIAKSRRLTSAQARLGTALSRGGGTLVVIARFAPAGRSVVSLGAGAAHRKVKEFLPWSALAGVAWAGYSVGLGYFGGQWLGATWVGAAVSVFALAGAGALAAYVMRRPTPSPAPETA; this is translated from the coding sequence GTGCTCGAGAGCATGGGGTCGCTGACCGGCAGCCCATGGATTTATGCCGTGGTGGCCCTGTCCGTCCTCCTCGACGTCTTCCTTCCCGTCCTGCCGAGCGGCGTCCTGGTGATCACCGCGGCGACCGCCGCGGCCGCCGGAACCACCGCGACCGCCACGTCCGTGGCGAACGCGGCCGGTCAGGTCCCCCGCGAGGTCCCCTCGCTCCTCGTCCTGGTCCTGTGCGCGGCCACCGCCTCCGTCCTGGGTGACCTCGTCGCCTACCGCCTGGCCTGGCGCGGTGGCGACCGCTTCGACCGCGCGATCGCCAAGTCCCGTCGCCTGACCAGTGCGCAGGCGAGGCTCGGTACGGCCCTGAGCCGTGGCGGCGGCACGCTCGTCGTGATCGCCCGTTTCGCCCCGGCCGGCCGCTCGGTCGTCTCCCTGGGCGCGGGCGCGGCCCACCGCAAGGTGAAGGAATTCCTGCCCTGGTCGGCGCTCGCGGGCGTGGCCTGGGCGGGCTACAGCGTCGGCCTCGGCTACTTCGGTGGCCAGTGGCTCGGCGCGACCTGGGTCGGCGCGGCCGTGTCCGTGTTCGCGCTGGCGGGCGCGGGGGCACTGGCGGCCTACGTCATGCGGCGTCCGACGCCGTCGCCTGCTCCTGAGACCGCTTAG
- a CDS encoding enoyl-CoA hydratase/isomerase family protein yields the protein MTASYETIDTSVDGNVLTAAFNAPPMNLIGPEVVRDLVSLLDDLAQPDAPRVAVFESADAEYFFPHVDMTKVAEYTAEAAKAGGPGDASLGMLFRKLSRLPVVTIGKLRGRARGAGSEFLLACDMRFASRENAVLGQLEVAVGAPPGAGAIQHLTRLLGRGRALEAVLTSSDFDADLAERYGWINRAVPDAELDAFVAGMAARMGGFPRDALIAAKSAINDISLPAPADVRADAALFQQLVRSETAQQRVAELFEQGFQTRGATERDLGDALGTIGGSAGR from the coding sequence ATGACCGCCTCGTACGAAACCATCGACACCAGCGTGGACGGCAACGTCCTGACCGCCGCCTTCAACGCACCGCCCATGAACCTCATCGGCCCCGAGGTGGTGCGGGACCTGGTCTCGCTCCTCGACGACCTGGCGCAACCGGACGCCCCACGCGTGGCCGTCTTCGAGAGTGCGGACGCCGAATACTTCTTCCCGCACGTCGACATGACGAAGGTCGCCGAGTACACCGCCGAGGCCGCGAAGGCCGGAGGCCCCGGCGACGCCTCCCTGGGAATGCTGTTCCGCAAGCTGAGCCGACTTCCGGTCGTCACCATCGGCAAACTGCGCGGCCGCGCCCGGGGAGCGGGCAGCGAGTTCCTCCTCGCCTGCGACATGCGCTTCGCCTCCCGGGAGAACGCCGTCCTGGGCCAACTGGAAGTGGCGGTCGGAGCTCCTCCGGGCGCGGGCGCGATCCAGCACCTCACTCGGCTGCTGGGCCGGGGCCGGGCGCTCGAGGCCGTGCTGACGTCGTCGGACTTCGACGCGGACCTCGCCGAACGCTATGGATGGATCAACCGCGCCGTTCCCGACGCCGAACTGGACGCGTTCGTGGCAGGCATGGCCGCGCGCATGGGCGGCTTCCCCCGCGATGCGCTGATCGCGGCCAAGTCGGCGATCAACGACATCAGCCTTCCGGCCCCTGCCGACGTACGCGCGGACGCAGCGCTGTTCCAGCAGCTCGTCCGGAGCGAGACGGCGCAGCAACGCGTGGCCGAATTGTTCGAGCAGGGCTTCCAGACCCGGGGTGCCACCGAACGGGACCTCGGAGACGCCTTGGGCACCATCGGCGGATCGGCGGGCCGGTAA
- a CDS encoding S1 RNA-binding domain-containing protein, whose protein sequence is MNVLPYVYRVTKYDPADRNEHGYYTGSEDTGSDHGSVEAAYLAAVAAFAEDSAVQYLAIREPLISVPVHFGLEPPIDGYGLAGHFAPDLTGFHDGAEVSLAVASELLRAMLRDNGAWCRLEVEGRFFVDVGWDQYVYVGSGGSCDRAVAHTHELGLFAERLDASAYDASFDEEPGEQRPADDAFWARVAWCVATGEAGILEEGNVHNVSRWHRITQANLDAVRARLVPRARLTVWPDLSTDLDAVRDAFPEEGLIELVREDEDGRITSVFADEDAYEELAALLDGARAAAVLPITVDERHPLFTAVLPDDDGVLRARWRTDPTPSDIRWAAIKALQRGQICSGIVMSIGEAEALVDLHGFEGVMTVPELPGQRAAQGLGEMVGVGEEVTVEIVEVDMVRERVAVCLKGNQDEPGRPGASV, encoded by the coding sequence GTGAACGTGCTGCCCTACGTCTACCGCGTCACCAAGTACGATCCGGCTGATCGCAATGAGCACGGGTACTACACCGGCTCCGAGGACACGGGGAGCGACCACGGGAGCGTCGAAGCCGCCTACCTGGCGGCCGTTGCTGCCTTCGCCGAGGACAGCGCGGTTCAGTACCTGGCCATACGCGAGCCGTTGATCTCCGTACCCGTCCACTTCGGGCTGGAGCCCCCGATCGACGGGTACGGCCTGGCCGGTCACTTCGCGCCCGACCTGACCGGATTTCACGACGGGGCGGAGGTTTCCCTCGCGGTGGCGTCGGAACTGCTCCGGGCCATGCTGCGCGACAACGGTGCTTGGTGCCGTCTCGAAGTGGAGGGGCGCTTCTTCGTCGACGTGGGATGGGACCAGTACGTCTACGTCGGCAGCGGCGGGTCTTGCGATCGGGCGGTGGCCCACACCCATGAACTCGGTCTGTTCGCCGAGCGACTTGATGCGTCTGCCTACGATGCGTCGTTCGACGAGGAGCCCGGTGAGCAGCGTCCCGCCGACGATGCCTTCTGGGCACGGGTGGCCTGGTGCGTCGCCACAGGTGAAGCAGGCATCCTGGAGGAGGGAAACGTCCACAACGTCTCCCGATGGCACCGCATCACCCAGGCGAATCTTGACGCGGTCCGCGCCCGGCTCGTGCCTCGGGCGCGGTTGACCGTGTGGCCGGACCTGTCCACGGACCTCGACGCCGTACGAGACGCCTTCCCGGAGGAGGGCCTGATCGAGCTCGTCCGGGAGGACGAGGACGGGCGGATCACCAGCGTCTTCGCGGACGAGGACGCGTACGAGGAACTGGCCGCGCTCCTCGACGGCGCTCGCGCAGCAGCGGTGTTGCCGATCACCGTCGATGAGCGCCATCCGCTGTTCACTGCCGTGCTGCCTGATGACGACGGTGTGCTGCGAGCGCGCTGGAGGACCGACCCGACACCGAGCGACATCCGGTGGGCCGCGATCAAGGCGTTGCAGCGCGGTCAGATCTGCTCGGGCATCGTGATGTCGATCGGCGAGGCCGAGGCGCTCGTCGACCTCCACGGTTTCGAGGGAGTGATGACCGTCCCCGAACTCCCGGGACAGCGTGCGGCTCAGGGCCTGGGGGAGATGGTCGGCGTCGGTGAGGAGGTGACCGTCGAGATCGTGGAGGTCGACATGGTCCGCGAACGCGTCGCTGTGTGTTTGAAGGGGAACCAGGACGAGCCCGGCCGTCCGGGGGCATCCGTCTGA
- a CDS encoding DinB family protein: MVDLKQELHRKLKAGRAGLLGKLEGLSEYDLRRPLTPSGTNLLGLVKHLAGVEYVYLGESFKRPAPETMAWVEDGSLWDGADMWATADESSEYLIGLYERACAHGDRTVEELGLDAPGWVAHWPEERRETTLGVLLVRMVVETAQHGGHADVVRELIDGRGGPDHDEIGDEAWWRDYVAGIQRAADTFADKAGE; encoded by the coding sequence ATGGTCGATCTCAAGCAAGAGCTGCACCGCAAGCTGAAGGCCGGCAGGGCCGGGTTGTTGGGGAAGCTGGAGGGGCTGAGCGAGTACGACCTGCGGCGGCCCCTCACGCCCAGCGGGACCAATCTGCTCGGGCTCGTCAAGCACTTGGCCGGTGTGGAGTACGTGTATCTCGGGGAGTCGTTCAAGCGGCCGGCGCCCGAGACCATGGCGTGGGTCGAGGACGGGTCGCTCTGGGACGGCGCCGACATGTGGGCTACCGCCGACGAGTCCAGTGAGTATCTGATCGGGCTCTACGAGCGGGCCTGCGCGCACGGTGACCGGACCGTCGAGGAGCTCGGGCTGGACGCTCCCGGGTGGGTGGCGCACTGGCCCGAGGAGCGGCGCGAGACCACGTTGGGCGTTCTGCTCGTGCGGATGGTGGTCGAGACCGCGCAGCACGGGGGGCACGCCGATGTCGTCCGCGAGCTCATCGACGGGCGGGGCGGTCCCGATCACGACGAGATCGGCGACGAGGCGTGGTGGCGCGACTACGTCGCCGGCATCCAGCGCGCCGCCGACACCTTCGCGGACAAGGCCGGGGAGTAG
- a CDS encoding DUF6193 family natural product biosynthesis protein, with product MFLLWGRSRGVELISGSTTDLRNVVLAAVAWGEGRSLSELHELFPFMSSDERAKAHERGPAAVVDLQWRLLREQAAGEPGFPEFGLLVEAAYAEPQLRRLSAFSSHWTLGFSASTGRSSKVEVAVVPACNGRPYRVQEFVHDGGVIGEVETADEAVALATAHLPVGLGPAVAGPDDAL from the coding sequence ATGTTTTTGCTGTGGGGCAGGAGCCGAGGGGTCGAACTCATCAGCGGATCGACAACAGATCTCAGGAACGTCGTACTGGCAGCAGTGGCCTGGGGGGAGGGCAGGAGCCTGAGCGAACTGCACGAGCTCTTTCCCTTTATGTCCTCGGACGAGCGCGCGAAGGCGCATGAACGCGGTCCAGCGGCGGTGGTGGACCTCCAGTGGCGGCTGCTGAGGGAACAGGCAGCTGGTGAGCCGGGGTTCCCAGAGTTCGGCCTGCTGGTGGAAGCGGCGTATGCCGAGCCGCAGCTCAGGCGGCTGTCGGCGTTCTCCAGTCACTGGACGCTGGGCTTCAGCGCCAGCACTGGTCGTTCGTCCAAGGTGGAGGTCGCTGTCGTCCCCGCGTGCAACGGCCGCCCCTACCGGGTTCAGGAGTTCGTTCACGATGGCGGCGTGATCGGTGAAGTCGAAACGGCTGATGAGGCTGTTGCCCTGGCAACTGCTCACCTTCCAGTGGGGCTCGGCCCAGCCGTCGCCGGACCTGACGACGCCCTGTGA
- a CDS encoding CPCC family cysteine-rich protein — MGDGRRTQLERTGAARLSPGSEGKAEASSYRCPCCGFLTLDERCSFDICPVCFWEDDGQDDHDADQVRGGPNGRLSLTEARQNFQAMGACGERCTAFVRESLPHEHPAV, encoded by the coding sequence GTGGGCGACGGGCGGCGAACGCAGCTGGAACGGACTGGAGCTGCTCGGTTGAGCCCCGGGAGTGAGGGGAAGGCCGAGGCCAGCTCGTACCGCTGTCCCTGCTGCGGCTTCCTGACGCTCGACGAGCGTTGCAGCTTCGACATCTGCCCTGTGTGTTTCTGGGAGGACGACGGACAGGACGACCACGATGCCGACCAGGTTCGAGGTGGTCCGAACGGCCGACTGAGCCTCACGGAGGCACGTCAGAACTTCCAGGCCATGGGAGCCTGCGGCGAGCGGTGTACCGCATTCGTACGCGAGTCTCTGCCGCACGAGCACCCAGCGGTCTGA
- a CDS encoding alpha/beta hydrolase, with protein MLPIDVQFQSNGLAIAGHLYLPDDHVEGDRRPAVVTSHPFGGVKEQTAGLYARKLAAEGFVTLAFDASYQGESEGEPRFLENPFARAEDIRSAVTFLATLDQVDPHRIGALGICASGGYVPFAATTDHRIKAVATVSAADIGALFREGLGGGQDEQVLQDMLAAAADARTAEVTEGTFRLDPVVPDTPEDAAGWPTLYREGQDYYRTPRAQHPNSPNRYLFRSVDQIAQYSSFDMVDLISPRPLLMIAGTEADTAYFSREAIARAREPKELFWVEGASHIDLYDRDAYVPAAVAKLTGFFKENLAAA; from the coding sequence ATGCTTCCCATCGATGTGCAATTCCAGAGCAATGGGCTGGCCATTGCCGGGCACCTCTACCTCCCCGACGACCACGTCGAGGGCGACCGGCGCCCCGCCGTCGTCACCTCGCACCCCTTCGGCGGTGTGAAGGAGCAGACCGCCGGCCTGTACGCGCGGAAGCTCGCCGCGGAAGGCTTCGTCACGCTCGCGTTCGACGCGAGCTACCAGGGCGAGAGCGAGGGCGAACCGCGCTTCCTGGAGAACCCGTTCGCCCGCGCCGAGGACATCAGGAGCGCGGTGACCTTCCTCGCCACGCTCGACCAGGTCGATCCGCACCGCATCGGCGCGCTGGGCATCTGCGCCTCGGGCGGCTACGTCCCGTTCGCGGCCACGACCGACCACCGGATCAAGGCGGTGGCGACCGTGAGCGCGGCGGACATCGGCGCGCTGTTCCGTGAGGGACTTGGCGGCGGACAGGACGAGCAGGTCCTTCAGGACATGCTCGCGGCCGCCGCGGACGCCCGTACCGCCGAGGTCACGGAGGGCACCTTCCGGCTCGACCCGGTGGTCCCGGACACCCCGGAAGACGCGGCCGGCTGGCCGACCCTCTACCGGGAGGGCCAGGACTACTACCGCACGCCCCGGGCCCAGCACCCCAACTCCCCCAACCGGTACCTGTTCCGCAGCGTCGACCAGATCGCCCAGTACTCCTCCTTCGACATGGTCGATCTGATCTCTCCTCGTCCCCTGCTGATGATCGCGGGCACCGAGGCGGACACCGCGTACTTCAGCCGTGAGGCGATCGCGAGGGCCCGCGAGCCCAAGGAACTCTTCTGGGTGGAAGGGGCGTCGCACATCGACCTCTACGACCGGGACGCGTACGTGCCGGCGGCGGTCGCGAAGCTGACCGGCTTCTTCAAGGAGAACCTCGCGGCGGCCTGA
- a CDS encoding barstar family protein, whose protein sequence is MTVVYALNGKQISTLESFWRVMGEAVNGPGGYFGRNLDAFADCLRGGFGTPDDDYFKVAWHDHQASRAHLGHPETVRQLELQLARCHPSNRASVAEDLAAARDGQGPTVFDWLVEIFEDEAPGVLRLL, encoded by the coding sequence ATGACAGTGGTCTATGCCCTGAACGGGAAGCAGATCAGCACGCTGGAAAGCTTCTGGCGAGTGATGGGTGAGGCTGTGAACGGCCCTGGCGGCTACTTCGGCCGCAACCTCGACGCGTTTGCTGACTGTCTCCGTGGTGGTTTCGGAACCCCTGACGACGACTACTTCAAGGTCGCATGGCACGACCACCAGGCTTCCCGGGCACACCTGGGCCATCCCGAGACTGTTCGACAGTTGGAACTCCAGCTCGCAAGGTGCCATCCGTCGAACCGGGCATCTGTGGCCGAGGACTTGGCCGCCGCTCGGGATGGCCAGGGGCCGACAGTGTTCGACTGGCTAGTCGAGATCTTTGAAGACGAAGCCCCCGGCGTCTTGCGGCTCCTGTAG
- a CDS encoding protein-tyrosine phosphatase family protein yields MIETWNPTDAGVLRLPSGRYVRGRGLRKGLPDGRVPDFGVYLLGKPPAQVDWDFTWLKWPDFRLPSDRGAAREVLREAWERAARERVEIACGGGRGRTGTALACLAVLDGVPAEDAVRYVRQHYDSHAVETPWQRRYVRRFTGPRTGDRS; encoded by the coding sequence GTGATCGAGACCTGGAATCCCACCGACGCCGGCGTACTGCGGCTTCCCTCCGGCCGGTATGTGCGGGGGCGCGGGCTGCGGAAAGGGCTGCCCGATGGGCGTGTTCCCGACTTCGGGGTGTATCTGCTCGGGAAGCCGCCGGCCCAAGTCGACTGGGACTTCACATGGTTGAAGTGGCCCGACTTCCGGCTGCCCAGTGATCGCGGCGCCGCCCGCGAGGTGCTGCGGGAGGCGTGGGAGCGGGCCGCGCGGGAGCGGGTGGAGATCGCCTGTGGGGGTGGGCGGGGGCGGACCGGGACCGCGCTCGCCTGTCTCGCCGTCCTCGACGGGGTGCCCGCCGAGGACGCCGTGCGCTATGTGCGGCAGCACTACGACTCCCACGCCGTGGAGACACCCTGGCAGCGGCGCTACGTCCGTCGCTTCACCGGGCCGCGCACAGGGGATCGATCATGA
- a CDS encoding DUF4234 domain-containing protein, with protein MSGRAGKPRNIFLVWLVWPLITLGIYHLVWYYKVNREARDFDERIEVDPMLSVLAVTIGWLVIVPPFVSVYNTGLRIARMQTSAGLQPTCNPWIGVILGIIAGLHSLYYQHELNQIWAHYGNPVEGEQVALAV; from the coding sequence GTGTCAGGTCGAGCCGGCAAACCCCGCAACATCTTCCTCGTGTGGCTGGTGTGGCCGCTGATCACCCTCGGTATCTACCACTTGGTCTGGTACTACAAGGTGAATCGCGAGGCCCGCGACTTCGACGAGCGGATCGAGGTCGATCCGATGCTGTCCGTGCTGGCCGTCACCATCGGCTGGCTGGTGATCGTCCCGCCCTTCGTGTCGGTCTACAACACCGGGCTGCGCATCGCCCGCATGCAGACCTCGGCCGGGCTGCAGCCCACCTGCAATCCGTGGATCGGGGTCATCCTCGGGATCATTGCCGGTCTGCACTCGCTCTACTACCAGCACGAGCTGAACCAGATCTGGGCCCACTACGGGAACCCGGTGGAGGGCGAGCAGGTGGCGCTGGCTGTGTGA
- a CDS encoding tetratricopeptide repeat protein, protein MEKSEAKRLLERAREMWDAEEWLRSAELYEQVLAHYPDEGPSAVWWYDAALAYKFLRNWAKAYELGCEAAARSPRGEQDPAFWNLGVAATIQRDWSTARDAWEGFGIPMPEGEGEINGTFGPACVRLDTGGEREVVWIQRLCPTRGRVMNVPATKGRRFGEIVVHDGEPTGERTYNGQRVAVFDELLLFEASSLPTLHATVNAANASDIDALVASFFAQDFGAEPASSFHMLCACCSEGRVDWDEASVPTHGGSQTVWLAAPETEARQLLDAWATGGERSWNGLELLG, encoded by the coding sequence GTGGAGAAGTCCGAGGCGAAGCGGTTGCTGGAACGAGCTCGCGAGATGTGGGATGCGGAGGAGTGGCTGCGTTCCGCCGAGCTGTACGAGCAGGTCCTCGCTCACTATCCGGACGAGGGCCCCAGTGCGGTGTGGTGGTACGACGCAGCACTGGCGTACAAGTTTCTCCGCAACTGGGCAAAAGCCTACGAACTCGGCTGTGAGGCTGCTGCCCGCTCGCCGCGCGGCGAGCAGGACCCGGCGTTTTGGAACCTGGGGGTCGCTGCCACGATCCAGCGTGACTGGTCGACCGCCCGTGACGCGTGGGAGGGCTTTGGGATCCCGATGCCAGAGGGCGAGGGGGAGATCAACGGCACCTTCGGCCCGGCGTGCGTACGGCTGGACACGGGCGGCGAGCGCGAGGTGGTCTGGATCCAGCGGCTCTGCCCGACGCGTGGGCGCGTGATGAACGTCCCTGCCACGAAAGGCCGGCGCTTCGGGGAGATCGTTGTACACGACGGGGAGCCGACCGGCGAGCGGACGTACAACGGCCAGAGAGTCGCTGTGTTCGACGAATTGCTGCTCTTCGAGGCCTCTTCGCTACCGACGCTGCATGCGACCGTGAACGCAGCGAATGCATCCGACATCGACGCCTTGGTGGCTTCATTCTTCGCGCAGGACTTCGGCGCCGAGCCGGCGAGCAGCTTCCACATGCTGTGCGCATGCTGCAGCGAGGGGCGGGTCGACTGGGATGAGGCCAGCGTGCCGACACACGGCGGCTCACAGACTGTCTGGCTGGCCGCCCCTGAGACCGAGGCCCGGCAGCTACTGGATGCGTGGGCGACGGGCGGCGAACGCAGCTGGAACGGACTGGAGCTGCTCGGTTGA
- a CDS encoding DUF2277 domain-containing protein has translation MCRSIKTLRPPVLPEEATEDDIHAAALQYVRKVSGFRAPAAHNQEVFDRAVEAIAEATGRLLDGLEIRGGGGAAKRSQEQATASDAA, from the coding sequence ATGTGCCGCAGCATCAAGACTCTCCGTCCGCCCGTCCTCCCCGAAGAGGCCACCGAGGACGACATCCACGCCGCCGCCCTCCAGTACGTGCGGAAGGTGTCCGGCTTCCGGGCGCCCGCCGCGCACAACCAGGAGGTGTTCGACCGGGCCGTCGAGGCGATCGCGGAGGCGACCGGCCGACTGCTCGACGGGCTCGAGATCCGCGGCGGCGGTGGCGCCGCTAAGCGGTCTCAGGAGCAGGCGACGGCGTCGGACGCCGCATGA
- a CDS encoding DJ-1/PfpI family protein yields MQVAVVTFDGFNELDSFIASALINRCRKDGLEAFITTPTPVVTSMNGVEVTGQRPMDFVTEAEVVLIGSGVKAREVAADDRMLSRLQLDPSRQLIGAQCSGALVLARLGLLNGMPVCTDIKTRPFVEALDVTVLDTPFHAEGNIATAGGCLASQYLATWVMTRTVGEDVARGVLDYVAPVGENQETVERALRAVHAGEVAVH; encoded by the coding sequence ATGCAGGTAGCAGTGGTCACCTTCGACGGGTTCAACGAACTCGACAGCTTCATCGCTTCCGCGCTGATCAACCGTTGCCGTAAGGACGGCCTGGAGGCCTTCATCACGACGCCGACGCCGGTGGTCACCTCGATGAACGGCGTCGAAGTGACCGGGCAGCGCCCGATGGACTTCGTCACCGAAGCCGAGGTCGTACTGATCGGCAGCGGCGTCAAGGCACGCGAGGTGGCGGCCGACGACCGGATGCTCTCCCGCTTGCAGCTCGACCCTTCACGCCAGCTGATCGGCGCCCAGTGCTCCGGTGCGCTGGTGCTCGCCCGGCTGGGGCTGCTGAACGGGATGCCGGTCTGCACGGACATCAAGACCCGGCCCTTCGTCGAGGCCCTCGACGTCACCGTGCTGGACACGCCGTTCCACGCCGAGGGGAACATCGCCACGGCGGGCGGCTGCCTGGCGTCCCAGTACCTGGCGACGTGGGTGATGACGCGAACGGTCGGGGAGGACGTGGCACGTGGTGTCCTCGACTACGTGGCTCCGGTCGGCGAGAACCAGGAAACGGTGGAGCGGGCGCTGCGGGCCGTGCACGCGGGCGAGGTCGCGGTGCACTGA
- a CDS encoding DUF6928 family protein, which yields MGAKTGLLVYAEGDVPCLLRQVGAADVEQTSVMMRRLHPGCEIEESDGSHLYDGVYPPDGTAYAASWPGVEIVCNRRVMIDYPSQLPRHLVAASAGRRLVLHAMHSVVDWLAFAVWEDGRLIRSLSLSPEAGVIENIGEPLPFELPYWAGDRPADVIPWPGEEEEPYALPFHPLELGEDALRALCGFIQEGMPEPGDVDAENIELHGFRVREPHGPDRAEREAELRRAVEAMGSPRFYTMGPDGLLVEGDGPPAPAEDE from the coding sequence TTGGGAGCCAAGACCGGTCTGCTCGTGTACGCCGAGGGCGATGTGCCTTGCCTGCTGCGGCAGGTGGGAGCGGCGGACGTGGAACAGACGTCCGTCATGATGCGGCGTCTTCATCCTGGCTGCGAGATCGAGGAGAGCGATGGCTCGCACCTGTATGACGGCGTGTATCCGCCTGATGGAACGGCCTATGCGGCGAGCTGGCCCGGCGTGGAGATCGTCTGCAATCGGCGTGTGATGATCGATTACCCGTCGCAGCTCCCCCGGCATCTCGTCGCGGCGAGCGCCGGCCGACGGTTGGTCCTGCACGCCATGCACAGTGTGGTCGACTGGTTGGCGTTCGCCGTATGGGAGGACGGGCGTCTCATCCGGTCTCTGAGCCTGTCGCCGGAAGCCGGGGTCATCGAGAACATCGGGGAACCGCTCCCCTTCGAACTTCCCTACTGGGCTGGGGACCGTCCGGCCGATGTGATTCCGTGGCCGGGTGAGGAAGAGGAGCCGTACGCCCTGCCCTTTCATCCTCTGGAACTCGGCGAAGACGCCCTGCGTGCGCTCTGCGGCTTCATCCAGGAGGGCATGCCGGAGCCCGGAGACGTCGACGCCGAGAACATCGAGCTCCATGGTTTCCGAGTGAGGGAGCCGCACGGCCCCGACCGCGCCGAAAGGGAAGCGGAGCTGCGGAGGGCCGTGGAAGCGATGGGGTCGCCCCGGTTCTACACGATGGGCCCTGACGGCTTGTTGGTCGAAGGGGACGGGCCGCCGGCTCCCGCAGAGGACGAGTGA